From one Planktothrix sp. FACHB-1365 genomic stretch:
- a CDS encoding type II toxin-antitoxin system CcdA family antitoxin — MEKNTFSSPNTAQKVEVSIHIDSELLNQIKHLTNDPSKVIETALRQWLRGERPEDELALTLQRNPPIPPRGEWND; from the coding sequence ATGGAAAAGAATACATTTTCTTCGCCCAATACCGCTCAGAAAGTGGAAGTTTCAATCCACATTGACTCGGAGTTACTCAATCAAATTAAACATCTGACGAATGATCCGAGTAAGGTGATTGAAACAGCCCTGCGTCAATGGCTTAGAGGAGAGCGTCCAGAGGATGAACTGGCCTTGACACTCCAGCGAAATCCCCCGATTCCACCCCGAGGGGAATGGAACGATTAA
- the tyrS gene encoding tyrosine--tRNA ligase, which translates to MAVSQPSVELESAISLQNFPPLRRGITEIFPEIISSGNPDENLGQRLLTTNRPLRVKFGIDPTASDIHLGHSIPIRKLRAFQDAGHIAVLIIGDFTARIGDPTGKSEVRRQLTPEDVQKNAQTYLEQLRPILDFDTPGRLEIRYNSEWLSKLDLAKILELLGTMTVGQMLAKEGFALRFEKENPIYLHEFLYPLMQGYDSVAVEADIEIGGTDQKFNLAVGRDLQRHFGQKPQFGLLMPILIGTDGVQKMSKSLGNYVALSEDPLTMYSKLEKVQDNLLNQYFELLTNLPLDQLPENPRDKQKLLGLEIASQFHGKEAALEAQKASLTLVQGDAKTAEAVPEFSLAEIQFPAKLFYILSASKLCKSSSEARREIQGGSVKLDGDRISEVDIIFNSIDELKGKVLQVGKKKFIRLID; encoded by the coding sequence ATGGCTGTGAGTCAACCTTCTGTAGAACTGGAATCGGCGATATCTCTACAAAATTTTCCCCCCCTTCGCCGAGGGATTACTGAGATTTTTCCTGAAATTATAAGCTCTGGGAACCCCGATGAGAATTTGGGTCAACGATTATTGACAACAAATCGACCGCTACGGGTTAAATTTGGCATTGATCCCACTGCGTCGGATATTCATTTAGGACATAGTATCCCCATTCGCAAGTTACGCGCTTTTCAAGATGCGGGTCATATTGCTGTTTTAATTATTGGGGATTTTACGGCTAGAATTGGTGACCCCACGGGAAAATCCGAAGTCCGCCGTCAATTAACCCCGGAAGATGTACAGAAAAATGCTCAAACCTATTTAGAACAACTGCGTCCGATTTTGGATTTTGACACCCCCGGACGGTTGGAAATTCGCTATAACTCGGAATGGTTATCGAAATTAGATTTAGCTAAAATTCTGGAATTGTTAGGAACAATGACCGTCGGGCAAATGTTAGCAAAAGAAGGTTTTGCGCTGCGGTTTGAAAAAGAAAATCCCATTTATTTACATGAATTTCTCTATCCGTTAATGCAGGGTTATGATTCCGTTGCGGTGGAAGCGGATATTGAAATCGGGGGCACGGATCAAAAGTTTAATTTAGCAGTAGGACGAGATTTACAACGGCATTTTGGACAGAAACCTCAATTTGGGTTATTAATGCCAATTTTAATTGGGACGGATGGCGTTCAAAAAATGTCAAAATCCTTGGGAAATTATGTGGCGTTATCGGAAGATCCGTTAACGATGTATTCTAAATTAGAGAAGGTTCAAGATAATTTATTAAACCAATATTTTGAACTGTTAACGAATCTTCCCCTTGATCAATTACCCGAAAATCCTAGAGACAAGCAAAAATTATTAGGATTAGAAATAGCGTCTCAATTTCATGGAAAAGAAGCCGCGTTAGAAGCTCAAAAAGCGTCTTTAACCTTAGTTCAAGGGGATGCAAAAACAGCAGAAGCGGTTCCTGAGTTTTCCTTAGCTGAAATTCAATTTCCGGCTAAGTTATTTTATATTCTCAGTGCGAGTAAGTTATGTAAAAGTAGCAGTGAAGCGCGGCGAGAAATTCAAGGCGGATCTGTTAAGTTAGATGGCGATCGCATTTCTGAAGTTGATATAATATTTAATTCTATTGATGAATTAAAGGGGAAAGTTCTGCAAGTTGGGAAGAAGAAATTTATCCGTTTAATTGATTAG
- a CDS encoding SDR family NAD(P)-dependent oxidoreductase, with protein MSKIAIVTGANRGIGFETCRQLAQHSIKVIWLFSI; from the coding sequence ATGTCAAAAATTGCTATTGTAACGGGTGCAAATCGAGGAATCGGATTTGAAACCTGTCGCCAACTTGCTCAACATTCGATTAAAGTTATTTGGCTCTTCAGTATCTAG
- a CDS encoding type II toxin-antitoxin system VapC family toxin: MSKFVVDANVAIKWVLSEVHSEIAQCLLDDAHELLVPDFFFSEIGNILWKRVRRGETTLELAQNDLTVLMAGDLQIYPSQSLMPMALEIAVRVDQAVYDCVYLSLAVINQCQMVTADERFYNAISRDVLCSHLCWIENFL; the protein is encoded by the coding sequence TTGAGTAAATTTGTTGTTGATGCCAATGTAGCTATCAAATGGGTATTGTCTGAGGTTCATTCGGAAATTGCTCAGTGTCTCTTAGATGATGCCCATGAATTATTAGTCCCTGATTTCTTTTTTTCGGAAATTGGTAACATTCTATGGAAGCGAGTTCGACGAGGAGAAACGACTTTAGAACTCGCTCAAAATGATTTAACTGTTTTAATGGCAGGGGATTTACAAATTTATCCCTCACAGTCTTTAATGCCAATGGCGTTAGAAATTGCTGTCAGAGTTGACCAAGCTGTTTATGATTGTGTTTATCTTTCCTTAGCTGTTATAAATCAATGCCAGATGGTAACAGCAGATGAAAGGTTTTATAATGCAATTTCCAGAGATGTGCTATGTTCCCATCTTTGCTGGATAGAAAATTTTCTCTAA
- a CDS encoding ATP-binding protein translates to MPMDLDRNSQFASSTSADPIWQQLGTDLVFIQNAEGRYLSFYWQRQDRYPLATDQIIGSSMGELFKPVVIAPYEDRIRRVLSSLIPERFVYSFSYEEQYIPLELIMSPILVSNGIPNRVLVMGCLLEQPEEDMDVDMAEIVAYRSLPSNLDISQKMLIQIAGTMCRTVSPSSHIYQTLLSQIAQKIRRTLDLKQIWQQTVNSLGQVLGVSRCILCPYRGEKEDHWNLQETQVVAEYRLEEFPMMLGLDLEIAKELGWTQALATLEPVVVERTSPDHDPYQRHSILVVATSYQDQPNGIISLQQCDRFRQWTSAEVEFIRELATHVGTAIAHATLYQELEEARMEAVALSRLKSEFLANTSHELRTPLNGIIGFLKLVLDGMVDDPKEEEEFIQEAHRAALHLLNLINDVLDIAKIEAGRMEIDLALIKVNELLEEIEHFTRAQVQQKGLTFTVKKADYEEEVIIYGNYQRLLQVMLNLVGNAIKFTHEGGINISLGILKQTVVFQNREFPGVVEFRVADTGIGVPIEKQDRLFKAFSQVDGGYTRQYGGTGLGLVISQKLIQTMGGTVKFYSLGEGLGSTVTFTVPLYQEPWNMSH, encoded by the coding sequence ATGCCAATGGACTTAGACAGGAACTCTCAGTTTGCAAGTTCAACTTCGGCTGACCCGATTTGGCAACAGTTGGGTACTGATCTGGTTTTTATTCAAAATGCCGAAGGTCGGTATTTATCGTTTTATTGGCAACGACAGGATCGCTATCCGTTAGCGACGGATCAAATTATCGGTTCATCCATGGGGGAGTTGTTTAAACCTGTTGTAATTGCTCCCTATGAAGATCGAATTCGCCGCGTTTTGAGTAGTTTAATTCCAGAACGATTTGTTTATTCTTTTTCCTACGAAGAACAATATATTCCTTTAGAATTAATTATGAGTCCCATTTTAGTGTCGAATGGGATACCGAATCGGGTCTTGGTGATGGGATGTCTTCTGGAACAACCGGAAGAAGATATGGATGTGGATATGGCGGAGATTGTTGCTTATCGTTCCTTACCGTCAAATTTGGATATTTCTCAAAAAATGTTGATTCAAATTGCAGGAACGATGTGTCGGACGGTTTCTCCCAGTTCTCATATTTATCAAACCTTATTAAGCCAAATTGCTCAAAAAATTCGTCGCACCTTAGATTTAAAACAAATTTGGCAACAAACCGTTAATAGTTTAGGGCAAGTTTTAGGGGTCAGTCGTTGTATTTTATGTCCCTATCGAGGCGAAAAAGAAGATCATTGGAACTTGCAAGAAACTCAAGTGGTGGCTGAATATCGCCTCGAAGAATTTCCGATGATGTTGGGTTTAGATCTGGAAATTGCTAAGGAATTAGGATGGACACAAGCTTTAGCAACCTTAGAACCTGTTGTGGTCGAACGTACCTCTCCTGATCATGATCCTTATCAACGGCATTCGATTTTAGTGGTGGCGACTTCTTATCAAGATCAACCGAATGGAATTATTAGTTTACAACAGTGCGATCGCTTCCGACAATGGACATCGGCGGAAGTGGAATTTATTCGTGAATTAGCGACTCATGTGGGAACCGCAATTGCTCACGCCACTCTTTATCAAGAGCTAGAAGAAGCTCGGATGGAAGCTGTGGCTCTTTCCCGATTAAAAAGTGAATTTTTAGCGAATACGTCTCATGAATTACGCACGCCTCTGAATGGAATTATTGGGTTTTTAAAGTTGGTTTTAGATGGGATGGTTGATGATCCTAAAGAAGAAGAAGAATTTATTCAAGAAGCTCACCGAGCCGCTTTACATTTATTAAATTTAATTAATGATGTTTTAGATATTGCTAAAATTGAAGCGGGGAGAATGGAAATTGACTTAGCTTTAATTAAAGTCAATGAACTTTTAGAAGAAATTGAACATTTTACCCGGGCGCAAGTGCAACAAAAAGGATTAACTTTTACGGTTAAAAAAGCCGATTATGAAGAGGAAGTTATTATCTATGGAAATTATCAACGGTTATTACAAGTCATGTTAAATTTAGTCGGAAATGCGATTAAATTTACCCATGAAGGGGGAATTAATATTAGTTTGGGAATTCTTAAACAAACCGTTGTGTTTCAAAATCGAGAGTTTCCGGGAGTTGTTGAATTTCGGGTGGCGGATACGGGAATTGGGGTTCCCATTGAAAAACAAGATCGATTATTTAAAGCTTTTTCTCAAGTTGATGGAGGCTATACCCGCCAATATGGAGGAACGGGTTTAGGGTTAGTGATTTCACAGAAATTAATCCAAACTATGGGAGGAACGGTTAAGTTTTATAGTCTGGGTGAAGGGTTAGGATCAACTGTAACCTTTACTGTTCCCCTCTATCAGGAACCTTGGAATATGAGTCATTAA
- a CDS encoding GNAT family N-acetyltransferase encodes MVKPLTSSYSTRWINTVAEVPQTAWDALAQPLITPFFEWDWLHNIESSGSATGRTGWLPHHLTVWRDQQLVGIAPLYVKGHSRGEFVFDNQWADVAYQLGIEYYPKLLGMSPFTPAEGYRFLIAPGENEEEITELMVHSIDQFCIGNKISGCNFLYVDPEWKPMLEKFGFASWLHHSYIWQNQGYQTFDDYLKGFNANQRRNIKRERKAVNQAGLQLQTVTGDEIPKAYFSQMYHFYASTCDKFGWWGSKYLTRKFFEELHHNYRHRVVFVAAFDDTNQHQPVGMSFCLTKSDRLYGRYWGSVQDIDCLHFDACYYSPIEWAINNGISIFDPGAGGRHKKRRGFPATPNYSLHRFYDQRLSKILQSYIGRINDMEQQEIDYINQDLPFSK; translated from the coding sequence ATGGTAAAACCCTTAACATCCTCTTATTCTACCCGTTGGATTAATACGGTTGCCGAAGTCCCTCAGACGGCGTGGGATGCCCTTGCTCAACCCTTAATCACGCCCTTTTTTGAGTGGGATTGGTTGCATAATATTGAATCATCAGGAAGTGCGACTGGACGCACAGGTTGGCTACCCCATCATTTAACAGTATGGCGGGATCAACAATTAGTTGGAATTGCACCTTTATATGTTAAAGGGCATAGTCGAGGGGAATTTGTGTTTGATAATCAATGGGCGGATGTTGCCTATCAATTAGGAATTGAATATTATCCCAAACTATTAGGAATGTCGCCCTTTACTCCCGCCGAAGGCTATCGATTTCTGATTGCACCGGGAGAAAATGAAGAAGAAATTACAGAGTTAATGGTGCATTCTATTGATCAATTTTGCATTGGAAATAAAATTTCTGGCTGTAATTTCCTCTATGTTGATCCAGAGTGGAAACCGATGTTAGAAAAGTTTGGTTTTGCCTCTTGGTTGCACCATAGTTATATTTGGCAAAATCAAGGATATCAAACTTTTGATGATTATTTAAAAGGTTTTAATGCCAATCAGCGTCGCAATATTAAGCGGGAACGTAAAGCAGTTAATCAAGCCGGATTACAACTCCAAACCGTTACAGGAGATGAAATTCCTAAAGCCTATTTTTCTCAAATGTATCACTTTTATGCGAGTACCTGTGATAAATTTGGTTGGTGGGGAAGTAAATATTTAACTCGCAAGTTTTTTGAAGAATTACATCATAATTATCGTCATCGGGTGGTATTTGTAGCAGCGTTTGATGATACCAATCAACATCAACCTGTGGGAATGTCTTTTTGTTTAACCAAAAGCGATCGCTTATATGGTCGTTATTGGGGAAGTGTTCAAGATATTGATTGTTTACATTTTGATGCTTGTTATTATTCTCCGATAGAATGGGCAATTAATAACGGGATTTCTATTTTTGATCCGGGTGCTGGTGGTCGTCATAAAAAACGTCGAGGTTTTCCAGCGACACCGAATTATAGTTTACATCGATTTTATGATCAACGGTTGTCTAAAATTTTGCAATCTTATATTGGCAGAATTAACGATATGGAACAACAGGAGATTGATTATATTAATCAGGATTTGCCCTTTAGCAAATAG
- a CDS encoding tetratricopeptide repeat protein: MRLSTVTLLTLAAFVAQDSSTEASPIPNQATNALPHASESSQAANPVEMMALTPSLAVSIPEMMESPSFSSTEFSTKDLTSVSITNVLDQTWLAELVKISNGEHQSQMKSPISVAQLSSGSALNYEFSQTITLLNTLLIVATLVPSITILFFWLVRRLIVKEIVTQAQKQLNHIDNLEAQLKASKQRYQQLIKELEFQITTAQESINFLNREAKVSKSSIEQVETLKSQFVLRLQGMISEVQDLKEKTLKELEEKTRETKQFILPETSVSLNGLSPSPHSTESLPKKLVDSTVIQTTKPSQSSESMIADDYLKKGEAFLHEGQLNQALNFLEQAITTNSQLGEAWFKKATILGRLQRYNEALIAYDEYLNLYPDKYEGWYNRGNILVRLQRYNEAIESYDQAIKIKPDDYESWHNRGAILRKFKRFDEALESYNKALEISPNKYEILHNRGNVLAKLQRYEEAITSYQQAIKINSEKWELWSNQANALSALERYQEALESLEKALDLKPYHFELLKNKGNLLGKLNRNSEALDAYQKAIQIKPDSYEACFEYGENLVKLQHYAEAITLYEQAINLKPDSAASWRSKGMCLEKLEQYPEALASYDAALSCQSDDAETWRYRGSLLSKLKQYPEAISSLGKAISIQKELRTAKNPTISLSSQPEAFN; the protein is encoded by the coding sequence ATGCGGTTATCGACAGTTACCCTTTTAACCTTAGCGGCTTTTGTTGCTCAAGACTCCTCAACTGAGGCGAGTCCTATTCCTAATCAGGCGACAAATGCTTTACCTCATGCTTCCGAGTCGAGTCAAGCTGCTAATCCGGTCGAGATGATGGCATTAACTCCTAGTTTAGCAGTTAGTATTCCCGAAATGATGGAAAGTCCGTCCTTTTCCTCAACGGAATTTTCTACAAAAGATCTTACCTCTGTATCTATCACAAATGTACTTGATCAAACTTGGTTAGCGGAATTGGTTAAAATCAGTAATGGGGAACACCAAAGCCAGATGAAAAGCCCGATTTCGGTTGCACAACTGAGTTCGGGTTCTGCGTTAAATTATGAGTTTAGTCAAACAATTACCTTACTGAATACTTTATTAATTGTTGCCACCTTAGTTCCTAGTATAACAATTTTATTTTTTTGGTTAGTCCGTCGTTTGATTGTTAAAGAAATTGTCACTCAAGCCCAGAAACAATTAAATCATATTGATAATTTAGAAGCCCAATTAAAAGCTTCTAAACAACGGTATCAACAGTTAATTAAAGAATTAGAGTTTCAAATTACAACCGCCCAGGAATCGATTAATTTTTTAAATCGGGAAGCGAAGGTTTCTAAATCTTCTATTGAACAGGTAGAAACCCTCAAATCTCAATTTGTTTTACGTTTACAAGGAATGATTTCTGAGGTTCAAGACCTCAAAGAGAAAACGTTAAAAGAATTAGAAGAAAAAACGAGAGAAACGAAACAATTTATCCTTCCTGAAACTTCCGTTTCGTTGAATGGTTTATCTCCTTCTCCCCATTCAACAGAATCTTTACCTAAAAAATTAGTTGATTCTACTGTTATACAAACAACGAAACCTTCTCAATCTTCTGAATCTATGATTGCGGATGATTATTTGAAAAAAGGGGAAGCTTTCTTACACGAAGGTCAGTTGAATCAGGCTTTAAATTTTTTAGAACAAGCAATTACAACGAATTCCCAGTTAGGGGAAGCTTGGTTTAAAAAAGCAACGATTTTAGGTCGATTACAACGGTATAATGAAGCTTTGATTGCTTATGATGAATATCTAAATTTATACCCTGATAAATATGAAGGTTGGTATAATCGAGGTAATATTTTAGTTCGCTTACAACGATATAACGAAGCTATTGAATCTTATGATCAAGCGATTAAAATTAAACCCGATGATTATGAATCCTGGCATAATCGAGGGGCAATTTTAAGAAAATTTAAACGATTTGATGAAGCTTTAGAATCTTATAATAAAGCTTTAGAAATTTCTCCTAATAAATATGAAATCCTGCACAATCGAGGTAACGTTTTAGCAAAGTTACAACGCTATGAAGAAGCGATCACTTCCTATCAACAAGCTATTAAAATAAATTCTGAAAAATGGGAATTATGGTCAAATCAAGCCAATGCTTTATCAGCTTTAGAACGTTATCAAGAAGCATTAGAATCATTAGAAAAAGCTTTGGATTTAAAACCCTATCATTTTGAATTGTTAAAAAATAAAGGTAATCTTTTAGGGAAATTAAATCGAAATTCAGAAGCTTTAGATGCCTATCAAAAAGCAATACAGATTAAACCGGATAGTTATGAAGCTTGTTTTGAGTATGGAGAAAATTTAGTAAAATTACAACACTATGCAGAAGCTATTACTCTTTATGAACAAGCCATTAATTTAAAACCTGATTCCGCAGCATCCTGGCGTTCTAAAGGAATGTGTTTAGAAAAATTAGAACAATATCCAGAAGCTTTGGCTTCCTATGATGCCGCCCTTTCCTGTCAGTCTGATGATGCAGAAACCTGGCGTTATCGCGGTTCTTTATTATCTAAATTAAAACAATATCCTGAAGCTATTTCATCGTTAGGAAAAGCGATTTCCATTCAAAAAGAACTCAGAACTGCCAAAAATCCTACTATTAGTTTATCTTCCCAACCCGAAGCATTCAATTAA
- a CDS encoding Uma2 family endonuclease, which yields MMVQTVTKTYSFEDYLNYKDDTDLKYELFNGELIQMTPASGWHSDIIDFTQEQFKIEIRRLQLDWVVRPGTVGVRTGIRKSRIPDLLIMTETQRQLLRTLPSAILEEPPLFVVEIVSPNNPDDDYRYKRSEYAALGIPEYWIIDPQELKLSILTLVSGLYEVIEMNQKDSINSITFPELKLTVEQILNPF from the coding sequence ATGATGGTGCAAACTGTTACTAAAACCTATAGCTTTGAAGACTATCTCAATTATAAAGATGATACGGATCTCAAATATGAACTTTTCAATGGAGAATTAATTCAGATGACTCCCGCAAGTGGATGGCATTCGGATATTATTGATTTTACACAAGAACAATTCAAAATAGAGATCCGCAGATTACAATTAGATTGGGTTGTGCGACCTGGAACAGTGGGAGTCAGAACCGGAATTAGAAAATCTCGCATTCCTGATCTATTAATTATGACAGAAACTCAACGTCAACTTCTGAGGACATTACCCTCAGCTATTCTCGAAGAACCCCCTTTATTTGTGGTTGAAATTGTTAGTCCCAATAACCCCGATGATGATTATCGTTATAAACGTTCAGAATATGCCGCATTAGGCATTCCTGAATATTGGATTATTGACCCCCAAGAATTAAAACTATCAATTTTAACGTTAGTTTCTGGTTTATATGAGGTTATAGAAATGAACCAAAAAGATTCTATAAATTCTATAACTTTTCCTGAATTAAAATTAACTGTTGAACAAATTTTAAATCCTTTTTAG
- a CDS encoding transglycosylase domain-containing protein, translating to MLTSSVVAGGLVGLAVSFRNLPDVRVLQNYVPTETTHIYDIKGVPLASLHDEANREVVSLNQISPHLKRAVIAIEDSNFYYHKGINPTGIVRAFIANLETGSTVEGGSTLTMQLVKNLFLSPNRTISRKAAESVMAIRLEQILSKDEILELYLNQVYWGHNLYGVETAAQSYFNKSAADLILAESAMMAGLIPAPEDYSPFVDYKKAKQRQLTVLKRMRELQWITPQEEAQAKKQTLLVGKITSFSSSRLPYVTEAVVQELSERFGREAVLKGGMRIQTTIDMNFQRMAEKTISEWHENLYYQGVYNSLQNGQIALVSIDPRTHFVKAMVGGADYKTSQYNRAIQALRQPGSAFKPFVYYAAFATGKYGPDSTVYDTPVSYPDGYGYYSPQNYGGGFSGAVSIRTALEHSLNVPAVKLGQEVGLNQVIEVCRVLGIKSPIEPVVSLPLGSVDLTPMEMAGAYATFANDGWHSDPTFIVQVTDSQGNILLDNTPKPRLVLDQWAVASLNSVLQGVINSGTATRAQIGRPAAGKTGTTSSERDIWFVGYTPDLATAVWVGNDDYTPLTYGATGGTIVAPIWRDFMLQALDGKPATSFKPASAYSKP from the coding sequence ATGTTAACCAGTTCTGTTGTTGCGGGAGGGCTGGTCGGCTTGGCTGTCAGTTTCCGTAATTTGCCGGATGTGCGGGTATTACAGAACTATGTTCCGACAGAAACCACCCATATCTATGATATTAAAGGGGTTCCTCTGGCCAGCCTCCACGATGAAGCCAACCGGGAAGTCGTTTCTCTCAATCAGATTTCTCCCCATCTGAAACGGGCTGTTATAGCGATTGAAGATAGCAATTTTTACTATCACAAGGGAATTAACCCGACGGGGATTGTCCGGGCGTTCATTGCCAATTTAGAAACGGGTTCGACCGTAGAAGGGGGTTCGACCCTGACCATGCAGTTGGTGAAAAACCTGTTTTTATCCCCGAATCGTACCATTAGCCGTAAAGCCGCAGAATCGGTGATGGCGATTCGTTTAGAACAAATTTTATCAAAAGACGAGATTTTAGAACTCTATCTCAATCAAGTCTATTGGGGTCATAACCTCTATGGTGTGGAAACCGCAGCCCAGAGTTATTTTAATAAATCGGCGGCGGATTTAATCTTAGCGGAATCGGCCATGATGGCGGGTCTAATTCCGGCACCGGAAGATTATAGTCCGTTTGTGGATTACAAAAAAGCCAAACAAAGACAGTTAACGGTTTTGAAGCGGATGCGGGAACTTCAGTGGATTACCCCCCAAGAAGAAGCCCAAGCCAAGAAACAAACCTTACTGGTGGGCAAAATTACCTCCTTTAGCAGTAGCCGTCTTCCCTATGTGACGGAAGCTGTTGTTCAGGAACTTTCTGAACGCTTTGGTCGGGAGGCGGTGCTTAAGGGCGGAATGCGAATTCAAACCACCATTGATATGAATTTTCAACGGATGGCAGAAAAAACCATCAGTGAATGGCATGAAAATTTATACTATCAAGGGGTTTATAACAGTTTACAAAATGGCCAAATTGCCCTAGTTTCTATTGACCCCCGTACCCATTTTGTGAAAGCGATGGTGGGGGGGGCTGATTATAAAACCAGTCAGTATAATCGAGCCATTCAAGCCTTGCGTCAACCGGGATCTGCCTTTAAACCCTTTGTTTATTATGCCGCCTTTGCTACAGGCAAATACGGGCCGGATTCAACGGTTTATGATACGCCCGTGAGTTATCCCGATGGCTATGGCTATTATTCCCCGCAAAACTACGGAGGTGGTTTCTCTGGGGCGGTGAGTATTCGTACAGCCTTAGAACATTCCTTGAATGTTCCGGCGGTTAAACTGGGTCAAGAGGTGGGACTTAATCAAGTGATTGAAGTGTGTCGAGTCCTAGGGATTAAGAGCCCGATTGAACCCGTTGTGTCTCTACCTTTGGGTTCGGTGGATTTAACGCCGATGGAAATGGCTGGAGCTTATGCCACCTTTGCCAATGATGGCTGGCACTCTGACCCGACCTTTATTGTCCAAGTTACCGATAGTCAAGGCAATATTTTATTGGATAATACCCCGAAACCTCGATTAGTCTTGGATCAATGGGCTGTGGCGTCTCTCAATAGTGTGCTACAAGGGGTGATTAATAGCGGGACAGCGACTCGTGCCCAAATCGGACGTCCGGCGGCGGGAAAAACGGGGACAACCTCTTCTGAACGGGATATCTGGTTTGTTGGGTATACTCCCGATTTAGCAACGGCTGTTTGGGTGGGCAATGATGACTATACTCCCCTAACCTATGGGGCAACGGGAGGAACCATTGTGGCTCCGATCTGGCGTGACTTTATGTTACAAGCGTTAGATGGCAAACCCGCCACTTCTTTTAAACCGGCTTCGGCTTATAGCAAACCTTAA
- a CDS encoding dihydrofolate reductase family protein — protein MNSQLLINRPHTTVILAMSADGKISDEWRSPARFGSEQDKLHLEQQVAQMDGVLFGAGTLNAYQTTIRITDPELLETRKQQGKPPQPVQIVVSSSGEINPNFRFFQQPVPHWLLTTTRGQELWHKTAGFEKIIMADDNFNQINWSLAFEQFQELGLKRLGILGGGQLISTLLKQNLIDEFWLTICPLILAGKKSPTPADGDGFLSSVAPRLQLLEVKTVGQEVFLHYQVSYTILQE, from the coding sequence ATGAATTCTCAACTCCTGATAAACCGACCCCATACAACCGTTATTTTAGCCATGAGTGCCGATGGTAAAATTTCTGATGAATGGCGATCGCCTGCTCGATTTGGTTCTGAACAAGATAAACTACATTTAGAACAACAAGTTGCACAAATGGATGGAGTTTTATTCGGTGCTGGAACTTTAAACGCTTATCAAACTACGATTAGAATTACCGATCCTGAATTATTAGAAACCCGAAAACAACAAGGAAAACCGCCTCAACCTGTACAAATTGTGGTGTCTAGTTCAGGAGAGATTAATCCCAATTTTCGTTTTTTTCAACAACCTGTTCCCCATTGGTTATTAACAACAACAAGAGGTCAAGAATTATGGCATAAAACAGCAGGGTTTGAAAAAATTATCATGGCTGACGATAATTTTAATCAAATTAACTGGAGCCTAGCGTTTGAACAATTTCAAGAATTAGGATTAAAACGATTAGGAATATTAGGCGGAGGTCAACTCATTTCTACTTTATTAAAACAAAATTTAATTGATGAATTTTGGTTAACGATTTGTCCGTTAATTTTAGCAGGAAAAAAGTCACCCACTCCCGCCGATGGAGATGGATTTTTATCCTCTGTTGCTCCCCGTTTGCAATTGTTAGAGGTTAAAACTGTTGGTCAGGAAGTGTTTTTACATTATCAAGTAAGTTACACTATCCTACAGGAATAA